One Rhodospirillales bacterium genomic window carries:
- a CDS encoding class I SAM-dependent methyltransferase, whose product MVSKTREDQYQKLIRYREEHGLESLGLMSSQSWFDDPKRLAFTLSRYKFASRMLSGCENVLEVGCGDAFASRIVLQEVERLSVTDFDPIFIEEIKSRQLDDWAYHEIFTHDLLQSPMPGQYDGIYLLDVLEHIDPEDQDAFLKNLIEGLDPHGTMIIGMPSLESQVHASDISKAGHVNCQSLPHLREEMGHLFHNVYMFSMNDEVVHTGFHKMAHYIFALCSSKK is encoded by the coding sequence ATGGTTTCGAAAACAAGAGAAGACCAATATCAGAAACTGATCCGTTACCGCGAAGAACACGGTCTTGAATCCCTGGGGCTTATGTCCAGCCAGTCGTGGTTTGATGATCCAAAGCGGTTGGCGTTTACCTTGTCGCGTTACAAGTTTGCATCACGCATGTTGTCGGGGTGCGAAAATGTTTTAGAAGTTGGCTGTGGCGATGCATTTGCCAGCAGGATTGTGCTGCAAGAAGTGGAACGCCTTTCGGTTACAGATTTTGATCCAATTTTCATAGAAGAGATCAAATCCCGTCAGCTTGATGATTGGGCATATCATGAAATATTTACCCACGATCTTTTGCAATCACCGATGCCGGGTCAATATGACGGCATCTATCTTCTGGATGTTTTGGAACATATTGACCCAGAAGATCAGGATGCCTTCCTTAAAAACCTGATTGAAGGGCTTGATCCCCATGGCACGATGATCATCGGCATGCCCAGCCTGGAAAGTCAGGTCCATGCATCGGACATCAGCAAGGCCGGGCACGTCAATTGCCAGTCCCTACCTCACTTGCGCGAAGAGATGGGACATTTGTTCCACAATGTTTATATGTTTTCTATGAACGATGAAGTGGTGCACACAGGGTTTCATAAAATGGCCCATTATATTTTTGCTTTGTGCAGCAGTAAAAAATAA
- a CDS encoding SIS domain-containing protein, whose protein sequence is MTFPEKTYGSVEDYTSDYFDKCAQAARSVSGEALDKAMKILETAYLGGHWVYACGNGGSASIADHLTCDHGKCVRTDTPLMPRVMSLTANVAMLTAIANDISYEDVYVYQLQGIAQAGDVLVTISSSGDSENIVRALSWARDNGVHTIAMSGFDGGRSKDLADVALHVDGDNYGIIEDVHQGLMHALSQYIRQVHMDPALITERKF, encoded by the coding sequence ATGACATTTCCTGAAAAAACTTATGGCTCTGTCGAAGACTACACATCGGATTATTTTGATAAATGCGCCCAGGCTGCCCGATCTGTATCGGGGGAGGCGCTGGATAAGGCCATGAAAATTCTGGAAACGGCATATCTGGGGGGGCACTGGGTTTATGCCTGTGGCAATGGTGGGTCGGCTTCTATTGCGGATCATTTGACCTGTGATCATGGAAAATGTGTGCGCACAGATACGCCCCTGATGCCCCGGGTCATGAGCCTGACAGCCAATGTTGCGATGTTGACAGCGATTGCCAACGACATTTCCTATGAAGATGTTTACGTGTACCAATTGCAGGGGATTGCCCAGGCAGGGGACGTGTTGGTGACGATTTCTTCATCGGGGGATTCTGAAAATATTGTCAGGGCTCTTTCCTGGGCACGGGATAATGGGGTTCATACCATTGCCATGTCCGGCTTTGATGGGGGGCGGAGCAAAGACCTTGCCGATGTTGCCCTGCATGTGGATGGCGATAATTATGGCATTATAGAAGATGTGCATCAGGGGTTGATGCACGCATTGTCTCAATATATTCGCCAAGTCCATATGGACCCTGCGTTGATAACAGAGCGTAAATTCTAG
- a CDS encoding ABC transporter ATP-binding protein: MFSISANQLRIEYPIYDSYKRSLRHQFGLGQIARNLDQALKRKHSVGGDITQEASGRTTITALNGISFDIQEGDRVGLLGHNGSGKTTLLRAIAGIYEPMDGEITIEGHVTPLFDIQFGMDTDATGIENIALRGRMLDMSSTQIEETIDEIAEFTELGNYLHMPIRTYSTGMMVRLAFGVSTAIKPEILVLDEMIGAGDDAFFERAQQRLKNFIEDTGILVIASHNMGMVRQWCNKGMLMQHGNILAFGPIEEIAKRYESGEGTVD, encoded by the coding sequence ATGTTCTCTATTTCTGCAAATCAACTCCGAATTGAATATCCCATATACGATTCGTACAAGCGTTCTTTACGCCATCAGTTTGGACTGGGACAGATTGCAAGAAATCTTGATCAGGCCCTGAAAAGAAAACATTCTGTGGGTGGGGACATTACCCAGGAGGCCTCTGGGCGCACCACCATCACTGCTCTGAATGGCATTAGCTTCGATATTCAGGAAGGCGACCGGGTCGGCCTGCTGGGGCATAATGGTTCAGGCAAAACCACCCTGCTGCGAGCCATTGCCGGAATATATGAGCCCATGGACGGAGAGATTACCATTGAAGGCCATGTCACCCCCTTGTTTGACATTCAATTTGGCATGGATACCGATGCCACAGGTATTGAAAACATCGCATTGCGAGGCCGCATGCTGGATATGAGCTCGACGCAGATAGAGGAGACCATTGATGAAATTGCCGAATTCACGGAACTTGGTAACTATCTGCATATGCCCATTCGCACCTATTCAACTGGCATGATGGTTCGTCTGGCTTTCGGCGTATCAACGGCAATCAAGCCTGAGATTCTTGTTCTTGATGAAATGATCGGTGCCGGGGATGATGCTTTTTTCGAACGTGCCCAACAAAGACTCAAAAATTTTATTGAAGATACGGGGATACTGGTTATCGCCAGTCACAACATGGGCATGGTTCGACAATGGTGCAACAAGGGAATGCTGATGCAACACGGCAATATTTTGGCCTTTGGCCCCATTGAAGAGATTGCCAAACGCTATGAAAGTGGTGAGGGGACAGTCGACTAA
- a CDS encoding HAD family hydrolase, with amino-acid sequence MKRQAVFLDRDGVLNRSLVRDGMPFAPVCLEDFEMLPGACDAVARLRDAGYLTIVVTNQPDLSSGKQNSETLHAIHDHLREKTGVDDILVCPHLDADGCDCRKPKPGMLHGAARKWDIDLARSMMVGDRWRDIGAGQAAGCATVFIEYGYAEDAPSNPDCVGASLDEVVPFILKELKRRSGGQ; translated from the coding sequence ATGAAACGCCAAGCCGTATTTCTTGATCGCGATGGTGTTCTAAATCGTAGTTTGGTGCGCGATGGGATGCCTTTTGCGCCGGTATGTCTTGAAGATTTTGAGATGCTTCCAGGTGCATGTGACGCAGTCGCCCGACTGCGCGATGCGGGGTATTTGACCATTGTGGTTACCAATCAGCCCGATCTGAGCTCTGGCAAGCAAAATTCGGAGACATTACATGCCATTCACGACCATTTGCGCGAGAAAACCGGGGTAGATGACATTCTTGTGTGCCCCCATCTGGATGCAGACGGGTGCGATTGCCGAAAGCCAAAGCCCGGCATGTTGCATGGGGCTGCCCGGAAATGGGACATTGATCTTGCGCGTTCGATGATGGTGGGAGACCGATGGCGTGATATTGGTGCGGGGCAAGCTGCAGGTTGCGCTACCGTATTTATCGAATATGGTTATGCAGAAGATGCGCCATCGAACCCCGATTGTGTCGGGGCGTCCCTTGACGAAGTGGTGCCCTTTATTTTGAAAGAATTGAAACGCCGTAGCGGCGGTCAGTAA